In Corynebacterium nuruki S6-4, the following proteins share a genomic window:
- a CDS encoding HPr family phosphocarrier protein — translation MASKTVTVGSTVGLHARPATVISEAAAAYDDEILLALVGDDEEPSDASSSLMIMALGAEHGDQVTVSSDNADAVEAIAALVEKNLDDE, via the coding sequence ATGGCTTCGAAGACCGTCACCGTCGGTTCCACCGTCGGCCTCCACGCCCGCCCCGCGACCGTCATCTCCGAGGCTGCGGCCGCCTATGACGACGAGATCCTGCTCGCCCTCGTCGGCGACGACGAGGAGCCGTCGGACGCCTCCTCCTCGCTGATGATCATGGCCCTGGGTGCCGAGCACGGTGACCAGGTGACCGTCAGCTCCGACAACGCGGACGCCGTCGAGGCCATCGCCGCCCTCGTCGAGAAGAACCTCGACGACGAATAA
- a CDS encoding uracil-xanthine permease family protein, translating to MTSHERESATTGARRGWGWSLHGDGRHVRPGAVVAPDERLSWPRTVGIGMQHVIAMFGSTLLVPTITGFPVNTTLLFSGLGTLIFLLATRNRVPSYLGSSFAFIAPLTASQADGFPAQLGGIVVVGVVLFVIGLIVKAAGRRVIDAVMPPAVTGAIVAMIGLNLAPSAAENFGTQPLVAAVTLAAVLLFTLAGRGMVGRLGILFGVVVGWLFAVATGNLADGAGDTIREASWIGLPHFDTPEFQLNAILLTLPVIVVLIAENVGHVKAVSGMTGRDLDDEQGPALMADGVSTALAGMFGGSGTTTYAENIGVMAATRVYSTAAYWVAGVTAAALAFVPKFGAVIQTIPVGVLGGAAMVLYGMIGLLGIRIWAENGVNLAHPLNLSTAAVALIAGIGNLTLSFGDLTLEGIAWGAVGMIIGYPLLKWIYEHVGEGREPLVRTYLTPHMTRDGVREK from the coding sequence ATGACATCTCACGAGCGAGAATCCGCGACCACCGGTGCGCGGCGGGGCTGGGGCTGGTCCCTCCACGGTGACGGCCGGCACGTCCGACCCGGTGCCGTCGTCGCCCCCGACGAACGGCTGAGCTGGCCCCGTACCGTCGGCATCGGCATGCAGCACGTCATCGCCATGTTCGGGTCGACCCTGCTGGTCCCCACCATCACAGGTTTCCCGGTCAACACGACCCTGCTGTTCTCCGGGCTGGGCACACTGATCTTCCTGCTGGCCACCCGGAACCGGGTGCCGTCGTATCTCGGCAGTTCCTTCGCCTTCATCGCCCCGCTGACGGCGTCCCAGGCCGACGGATTCCCCGCCCAGCTCGGCGGCATCGTCGTCGTCGGCGTGGTGCTCTTCGTCATCGGTCTGATCGTCAAGGCGGCGGGGCGTCGTGTCATCGACGCCGTCATGCCGCCGGCGGTGACCGGCGCCATCGTCGCGATGATCGGCCTGAACCTCGCCCCCAGTGCGGCGGAGAACTTCGGGACGCAGCCGCTGGTCGCCGCCGTGACCCTCGCCGCGGTCCTGCTGTTCACCCTGGCCGGCCGAGGCATGGTCGGCCGCCTCGGCATCCTGTTCGGTGTCGTCGTCGGCTGGCTGTTCGCCGTGGCGACCGGGAACCTCGCCGACGGCGCCGGGGACACGATCCGGGAGGCGTCCTGGATCGGCCTGCCGCACTTCGACACCCCGGAGTTCCAGCTCAACGCGATCCTGCTGACCCTCCCGGTCATCGTCGTCCTCATCGCCGAGAACGTCGGCCACGTGAAGGCCGTGTCCGGGATGACGGGCCGCGATCTCGACGACGAGCAGGGGCCGGCACTGATGGCGGACGGTGTGTCCACCGCCCTCGCCGGCATGTTCGGTGGTTCGGGCACGACCACCTACGCGGAGAACATCGGTGTGATGGCCGCGACCCGGGTGTACTCCACCGCCGCCTACTGGGTGGCCGGTGTCACCGCGGCGGCCCTCGCCTTCGTCCCGAAGTTCGGGGCCGTGATCCAGACGATCCCGGTCGGCGTCCTCGGCGGCGCGGCGATGGTGCTCTACGGCATGATCGGGCTGCTGGGCATCCGCATCTGGGCGGAGAACGGGGTGAACCTGGCGCACCCGCTGAACCTGTCGACGGCGGCGGTCGCGCTCATCGCCGGGATCGGCAACCTCACCCTGAGCTTCGGCGACCTGACCCTGGAGGGGATCGCCTGGGGTGCCGTCGGCATGATCATCGGCTACCCGCTGCTGAAGTGGATCTACGAGCATGTCGGGGAGGGGCGCGAACCCCTGGTCCGGACCTACCTCACACCGCACATGACCCGGGACGGGGTCCGGGAGAAGTAG
- a CDS encoding DeoR/GlpR family DNA-binding transcription regulator: MNSEERRRQIASLTAVNGRVTVVELAERFNVTPETIRRDLTVLDDDGALHRVHGGAVPSNDYQTRQTPLDVRSSTSTAAKISIGRAAVGLLPDAGLVFLDAGSTTAMLADAIAEDPSRVSPEVSFLTNCLPIAVRLGAAGIEKVELLGGRIRPNTQAVIGDTTLRALAVQHAEVAFIGTNALSLEHGLSTTDAQEAAVKRAMIANAAMVVAMCDSTKFGRDYLVSFATVDEVDVIVTDDGAPDRYLDSFRDAGIAVLGN; the protein is encoded by the coding sequence GTGAATTCTGAAGAACGTCGCCGGCAGATCGCCTCACTCACCGCCGTGAACGGCCGGGTCACCGTCGTCGAACTCGCGGAGCGTTTCAACGTCACCCCGGAGACCATCCGCCGGGACCTCACCGTCCTCGACGACGACGGTGCCCTGCACCGGGTCCACGGCGGGGCCGTCCCCAGCAACGACTACCAGACGCGCCAGACCCCCCTCGACGTCCGGAGTTCGACGTCCACGGCGGCGAAGATCAGCATCGGCCGCGCCGCCGTCGGACTGCTGCCGGACGCCGGCCTCGTCTTCCTCGACGCCGGCTCGACGACCGCCATGCTCGCCGACGCCATCGCCGAGGATCCCTCGCGGGTCAGCCCGGAGGTCTCGTTCCTCACCAACTGCCTCCCGATCGCCGTCCGGCTCGGCGCCGCCGGCATCGAGAAGGTCGAGCTGCTCGGCGGCAGGATCCGCCCCAACACCCAGGCGGTCATCGGTGACACGACGTTGCGCGCCCTCGCCGTGCAGCATGCCGAGGTCGCCTTCATCGGCACCAACGCCCTGTCACTGGAACACGGCCTGTCCACGACGGACGCCCAGGAGGCCGCGGTGAAGCGGGCCATGATCGCCAATGCGGCGATGGTCGTGGCGATGTGCGACTCGACGAAATTCGGGCGGGACTACCTGGTGAGCTTCGCCACCGTCGACGAGGTCGACGTCATCGTCACCGACGACGGTGCCCCCGACCGCTACCTGGATTCGTTCCGGGACGCCGGCATCGCCGTCCTCGGTAACTGA